ACCTCACAGCCTGCCACCTGCGCCGATAATGATGGCAGCATCAGCATGGGCAGTATAACTGGGGGCACCGCTCCTTTTATATACAGCATCGACGGCTCCAGCTTTAAGGCAGAAAAAGTATTCGCCGGGCTTGCATCAGACACCTACACCATTACCGTGAAAGACGCGAATGGCTGTACAGTGAGCCGGGAGGTTTCGGTAACGAAAAATGTGCCTACGGCTTTCACCCATACCACCATTTCCTCTACCTGCGGCAATAGCAACGGACAGTTCACGATAAGCGCTGTGCAAGGCGGAACCGCTCCTTACCTATACAGCAAGGACGGCACGACTTACCAGAGCACTGCTACTTTCGCGGCACTGGCTGCTGGTACATACGCGGTAAGCGTGAAGGATGCCAATGGCTGTATCTATACCGATGAGGTCCGGCTAAGCGATGCATCGGGCCCGGCTTTTACGGCCACGGCCCAGGCGTCTACCTGCGGCAATAGCAATGGGCAGGTAACAGTGAACGGGGTAACCGGCGGCACAGCACCGTTTATATATAGCATCGATGGGGCGAGTTTCCAGGCTACGGCTACTTTCAGCAATCTGGCAGCCGGAACATATGATATCACCACCAAAGACGCCAACGGGTGCAGCACGATAAAGACAATTGAAGTAGGCGATATCGCGGGACCGAGCCAAATGGATTTACAGGCAGTCGCCTCTACCTGCGGCAACAGCACCGGGAAAATCAGCATCAGTGGTGTCACCGGTGGCACGGCACCTTACCGCTATTCCATCAACGGCACCGACTATCAGACGGCGACGGTGTTTGAGGCGCTGGCAGCGGGAGAGTATACGGTAACCGTGGAAGACGCCAATGGCTGTACCTTTGCTGAGAAAGCAGTGGTGGAGAACATCAACGGCCCGACCGGCTTTACCGCCAGCAGCACTTCCTCCACCTGCGGCAACAGCAACGGCAAGCTGGAGGTGACAGGCGTGACCGACGGCGTTGCGCCCTATGCCTTCAGCAGGGACGGCGGCACATTTCAGTCCGCCACCACCTTCTCAGGCCTGGCGGCAGGCTCCCACATCCTCACCGTGAAAGACGCCAACGGCTGTACCTTCGTTAAGACCTTTACCATCACCAACATTGCCGGACCAACAGCCGTAGCGGCTTCCTCACTGCCTGCCACCTGCGCCGACAACGACGGCAGCATCACAGCCGGAGCAGTAAACGGCGGCACGGCGCCTTTTATATATAGCGTTGACGGCTCCAATTTCCAGGCAGAGAAAATCTTCGAAGGATTAGCCTCCGGCAGCTACACCCTCACCGTGAAGGATGCCAACGGCTGTACCGCTACTGCTTCTGTTACTGTGGGCAAGAACATCCCCATCAGCTTTGCCTCCTCCACTACCGCCTCCACCTGCGGCAGTAGCAACGGACAACTGACCATTACGGGCGTGACCGGCGGAATGGCTCCTTATATATATAGTATCGACGGAGTGAATTTTCAGGATTCTGAGACTTTCACTGCGCTCGCTGCAGGGCAGCATGCCATCACGGTGAAGGATGCCAACGGATGTACGTTTGCCGCGCAGGTGCAGGTAAGCAGCATCACCGGTCCGTCCGGCCTGGCTGCCACCGTGAAGCCCGCTACCTGCGGCAATAGCAATGGCGAAATTAACATCACCTCTGTCAGCGGCGGAACGGCACCTTACATGTATGCGCTGGATGGCGGCGGTTACCAGGCGGTGGCTACTTTCACGGCGCTGGCAGCCGGGGAATACGCGGTAAGTATAAAAGATGCGAATGGTTGCGCCTACACAGAGAAGGTGCAGGTGGAGAATGCCTCCGCTCCAACGTTCACGGCAGCGGCTCAGGCCGCTACCTGCGGCAACCCCAACGGCAGCATCTCTATAAGGGATATAACCGGCGGCACAGCCCCCTATGCCTACAGCAAGGACGGTACGAGCTACCAGGCCTCCGCCACCTTCCAAAACCTGGCGGCCGGTATATATAACGTCTCAACCAGGGATGCCAACGGCTGCCTGCGCACGGTAACTGAGGTGGTAGAGAACATTGCCGGTCCGACAGCCTTTGAACTGGCTTCTGCTGCCGCCACCTGCGGCGAAAGCAACGGCAGTATCACCTTCGGTACTGTGACCGGCGGCACGGCTCCTTACACCTACTCCATCAACGGAACCAGTTTCCAGAGAACGGCTACCTTCGAAGCAGTAGCAGCAGGCACTTACACCACCACAGTAAAAGACGCGAACGGCTGTACCGTCACGAAAGAGATAGTGATCGGCGACATCGCCGGTATCACAGATTTCAGAGCGTCGGCATCGCCCTCTGCCTGCAGCGCCAACACCGGCAGCATCACCGTAGATGCGGTGAATGGCGGAACGGCGCCATATGTATACTCGCTGGACGGGGTGAACTTCCAGGCGGCGGCCACCTTCACGGCGCTGGCTCCACGGGAGTACAGGGTATATGTGAAAGACGCCAGCGGCTGTAGCACATCTGCCACGGTTATTATAGACACTAATGCCCCGGCGGAGGCAACGCTTACAGCCACGCCATCAGGCTGCGCCACCAGCAACGGCACCGTCACGGTGGCGTCCGTAACCGGCGGCACAAAGCCATATGCCTACAGCATCAACGGTAAGGCCTTCCAGACGGCGACGCAGTTCGGGAGCCTTGCGGTTGGCAGCTATACTATCACCATCCGGGATGCGGCGGGCTGCACGCTCACGCGCACGGCGGAAGTGGGAAGCACGGGAGGAGCCTCGTCCTTCACCGTAAGCACCACCAATGCCGGCTGCGGCACGGCAAACGGGCAGCTGACCATCAGCAACGTCAGCGGTGGCAAAAGCCCTTACACCTACTCCATCAGCGGCGGCAACGTCCCTTTCGGCGGCACTCCGTTCCAGTCCAGTAATTCCTTCGCCAGCCTCACCAGTGGTAATTACAATGTGACGGTGAAGGATGCGGAGGGATGCACCTATACCCAGACAGCGACTGTCAAAGGAGCGCAGCCGCTGACAGTTCCGCAGGTGGAAGTCATACATGCGGGCTGCGGCCAGAACAGCGGTCGGGTACTTGTTGAGGGTGTGACAGGCGGCACGGCCCCTTATACCTACTCACTGAATGGCGTGAGTTTCCAGGTCTCCACCACCTTTACCGGTGTGGCTCCGGGCAGGTACACCCTTACAGTGAAGGACGCTGGCAACTGCAGCATCACAGCCCAGGTGGTGGTGGAGACGGCGGGCAGCAGGTTGGCAAGCGTGCAGGATGAAAGCTGCTTCGGGGCGGCCGACGGCGCGATTGCCATCGCGGCGACGGGCGTAACCGGCCAGACAGAATACAGCATTGACAACGGCGTAAGCTTCCAGAAGAGCGCGACGTTCCCGAACCTGCCGCAGGGCGTTTACCAGGTCATCACCAGGTTCTCGCCTACCTGCATCATTACCATCGGGAAAGTGGAGGTGAAAGGACCGACGGAAATCAAGGCCACGGTCACGCCGCTCACCAAAGCCATCGGGCAGGACAACTCCGGCAGCGCCTCCATCACCAGGGTAGAAGGCGGTGTGGCACCCTATAGCTACCAACTGGACAACGGCAGCTTTACCACCGCCACAGACCTCAGCAACCTGAGCGGCGGCACGCACACGCTGCTGGTGAAAGACGCCAGCGGCTGCACCACCGAGATCACCTTTACTATCGATGCCATCACCGAGATCGAGATCCCGAACGGCTTCTCCCCCAATGGCGACGGGCTTAACGACACATGGGTGATCAAAAACCTGGCGCTCCTCTACCCGCGCTGCAGGGTGATGGTGTACAACCGCTGGGGCAGCCCGGTGTTTGAGTCCTACGGTTACACCAGCGCGTGGGACGGCACCTTCAACGGCAAGAGGCTTCCGGACGGCACCTACTACTGCATCCTTGAGCTGGGCGATGGCCAGGCCCCGCTGAAAAAGTCTGTCACCATCATGCGCTAACCCCGAGCACGCTCTTATTTATCTTTTATGAAAAAGTTTAGCATACTTGTTTTGTTTACCCTGCTGGCCTCGGCTGCGGTTGCCCAGCAGAAAGCCCTGTACAGCCAGTACATGACCAATTATTTCCTGCTCAACCCGGCCGTGGCGGGCTACGGCAAAAACCTGAACGTAAAAGCCGGCTACCGCAACCAGTGGGTCGGCTTTGAGGGTGCCCCTTCCACTTTTTACGTGAGCGGGGAAGCCGCCCTCTTCCAGAACGGGCGACGCAGCAGGCGCAGGAACCAGCCATACCACGGGGCCGGGGGGTATATATACAAGGACATCACCGGCCCGACCAGCCGCACCGGCGTGCTGCTGTCGTATGCCTACCATGTGCCGCTCAACAGAACCGTCTACTTCTCGTCAGGCCTGTTTGCGGGGGTGCAGCAGTATAATTTTAATGCCGATAAGATTCAGATGGCGGATGGCTCGAATGATCGCGACCCGGTGACCAGCGGCGGCAACCAGACCTCCTTTTTACCGGACCTGAGCGTGGGCACCTACCTGCACTCCGACCAGTTCTTCGCTGGCGTCTCGCTGTTTCAGGTGCTGGGGAACAAAATTTTTGAGTTCGACAACTCGAAAGACGCCAGCCGGCTGGTCCGCCACCTGTTTGTGTCCGGGGGATATAACTTCGACATCAACCGAAACATTACGGTGGCCCCCTCTGTACTGGTCAAGTACGTGGACCCCGCTCCGCTGCAGGCCGACATCAACGTGAAGGGCATATATAATTTCAGCAAAAGCCGCCGCCGGTCGGCCTACGACGACAAGGTGTGGGTCGGCGCCTCGTACCGCACCCAGGACGCCCTGGTGGCCCTCTGCGGTTTTCAGTTTATGGAGCAGTACGAGTTGAGCTACTCCTACGACATCACCGTATCCCCCATCCGGCACCACAGCGCCGGATCGCACGAGATCATGGTCGGCTTCCGCGTGAAATAAACCAGCCTCTCTGGTTATCTGCCGAAAAACAACTTCGCAGGCTTTATTTTCAAAGA
This window of the Pontibacter russatus genome carries:
- a CDS encoding PorP/SprF family type IX secretion system membrane protein, yielding MKKFSILVLFTLLASAAVAQQKALYSQYMTNYFLLNPAVAGYGKNLNVKAGYRNQWVGFEGAPSTFYVSGEAALFQNGRRSRRRNQPYHGAGGYIYKDITGPTSRTGVLLSYAYHVPLNRTVYFSSGLFAGVQQYNFNADKIQMADGSNDRDPVTSGGNQTSFLPDLSVGTYLHSDQFFAGVSLFQVLGNKIFEFDNSKDASRLVRHLFVSGGYNFDINRNITVAPSVLVKYVDPAPLQADINVKGIYNFSKSRRRSAYDDKVWVGASYRTQDALVALCGFQFMEQYELSYSYDITVSPIRHHSAGSHEIMVGFRVK